The Dioscorea cayenensis subsp. rotundata cultivar TDr96_F1 chromosome 7, TDr96_F1_v2_PseudoChromosome.rev07_lg8_w22 25.fasta, whole genome shotgun sequence genome includes a region encoding these proteins:
- the LOC120264308 gene encoding cysteine-rich receptor-like protein kinase 3: MAPLLLVFLLFSLSGADNTSPEILLTLCGSNKTSNAQAFDINFVNSMELIYQNITDHGYGVAVSGTSDTVFGIGQCFNYLSSVNCQLCYAESRVKLPHCLPATDSRIYLDGCFLRYSDRNVSTQSTDLKDTSICGNSSTVIPSTSTVTSLLKNITEAALNNSNYYAAASASVSSDLTVYGMAQCWKSLNLSGCRDCLEKAVSNVSHCLPASDGKGLNAGCFVRYSTEPFYLSSSSSGGGSSSGRILAVVLGCVAAAVVVIGVAIWWMRRRGAHDSSDDEDGSGEFIRSIAGSHLSFKYEVLSKATDNFSQINKLGHGGYGSVYKGVLPDGREVAVKRLFLNTRQWVDQFFNEVSLISQVQHKNLVKLLGCSVEGPESLLVYEYLCNTSLDKFLFDSFKKTALDWERRFDIILGTAEGIAYLHTAAQVRIIHRDIKASNVLLDERFRPKIADFGLARYFAEGQSHLSTGLAGTFGYMAPEYIVHGQLSEKADTYSYGILVLEIITGRKNQNSVATSTDGHSLISLIWKHYTEKTLIELLDPNLQGQCSEEQALKIFHIGLLCAQASSGLRPHMWKVVEMLMSKSQDLPLPTQPPFINIKGADVCSSSGSGSSYKYTSSSKSGHSVNQMSVSQMQGR, translated from the exons ATGGCGCCGCTCCTCCTCgtcttcctcctcttctccCTCTCCGGCGCCGATAACACCTCGCCGGAGATCTTACTCACCCTCTGCGGCTCCAACAAGACCAGCAACGCCCAAGCCTTCGATATCAACTTCGTTAATAGCATGGAGCTCATCTACCAGAACATCACCGACCATGGCTACGGCGTTGCCGTCTCGGGCACCTCCGACACCGTCTTCGGCATCGGCCAGTGTTTCAACTACCTCTCCTCCGTCAATTGCCAGCTCTGCTATGCCGAGAGCCGTGTCAAGCTTCCCCACTGCTTGCCGGCCACCGATTCCCGCATCTATCTCGACGGCTGCTTCCTCCGTTACTCCGATCGCAACGTTTCCACTCAATCCACCGATCTTAAGGACACATCGATCTGCGGGAATTCCTCCACGGTGATCCCATCCACTTCTACGGTGACTTCTTTGTTGAAGAATATCACGGAGGCGGCGCTCAATAATTCGAATTACTATGCGGCGGCGAGCGCCTCCGTCTCGTCGGATTTGACGGTGTACGGGATGGCACAGTGTTGGAAATCTTTGAATTTGAGTGGATGTAGAGATTGCTTGGAAAAAGCTGTCAGTAATGTCTCCCACTGCCTTCCGGCCTCCGACGGCAAGGGTTTGAATGCTGGTTGTTTTGTCCGGTACTCGACGGAGCCTTTCTATTTGTCTAGTTCGTCCTCCGGTGGTGGTTCTTCTT CTGGGAGAATTTTGGCGGTTGTGTTGGGGTGTGTTGCTGCTGCAGTGGTGGTGATTGGAGTTGCAATTTGGTGGATGAGGAGAAGAGGTGCTCATGATTCTAGTGATG ATGAGGATGGATCAGGGGAATTCATTAGATCAATTGCAGGATCTCACCTTAGTTTCAAGTATGAAGTTTTATCCAAAGCAACAGATAATTTCAGCCAGATCAACAAGCTTGGCCATGGAGGTTATGGTTCTGTTTACAAG GGAGTGTTACCAGATGGAAGAGAAGTGGCAGTGAAGAGATTGTTCTTGAATACAAGGCAATGGGTTGATCAGTTCTTCAATGAAGTCAGTCTCATCAGCCAAGTTCAGCATAAGAATCTTGTTAAGCTTCTTGGTTGCAGTGTTGAAGGACCTGAAAGTCTCCTTGTTTATGAGTACCTCTGCAACACTAGCTTGGATAAATTCTTATTCG ATTCTTTCAAGAAGACTGCTTTGGATTGGGAAAGGAGGTTTGATATAATACTTGGAACAGCAGAGGGTATTGCTTATCTGCATACTGCTGCACAAGTTAGGATCATTCACAGAGATATAAAAGCTAGCAATGTTTTACTAGATGAAAGATTCCGGCCGAAGATAGCTGATTTTGGCTTGGCGAGGTATTTTGCCGAGGGTCAATCTCATCTTAGCACTGGACTTGCTGGAACATT TGGTTATATGGCTCCTGAATACATTGTTCACGGGCAGTTGTCGGAAAAAGCTGATACATATAGCTACGGTATACTTGTTCTAGAGATAATCACTGGAAGAAAGAATCAAAATTCAGTAGCAACATCAACAGATGGCCATTCTCTGATATCtctg ATATGGAAACACTACACTGAGAAGACGCTGATTGAACTTCTGGATCCTAATCTCCAAGGACAATGCTCGGAGGAGCAAGCTCTCAAGATATTCCATATCGGTCTTTTATGCGCACAAGCTTCATCTGGTCTCAGGCCACATATGTGGAAGGTGGTTGAAATGCTTATGAGCAAATCTCAAGACCTCCCTCTTCCAACACAACCTCCTTTCATCAACATCAAAGGTGCCGATGTTTGCAGCAGTTCAGGCTCTGGAAGCTCTTACAAATACACATCCTCATCAAAATCCGGCCATTCAGTGAATCAAATGTCAGTGAGCCAAATGCAAGGAAGATAA